One window of Drosophila gunungcola strain Sukarami chromosome 2L unlocalized genomic scaffold, Dgunungcola_SK_2 000037F, whole genome shotgun sequence genomic DNA carries:
- the LOC128253488 gene encoding peroxisome assembly protein 12 has protein sequence MAEAANVRQNLQNVPSIFEISAAETLDNLIYPALSKIFDYFGLRLDFKLWGSLRIQEELSPLLTWLLQYLYLRKRASSFGESFYGLQRTVTETGELLNRRQQFTSATLLTFIPYLERKLKSRIARHEDTNPWEQRLLSAFHAFHAAKAVHTFLYLIKYASSHSPIFKSLGLTLRYPSEPPKEDQWTYLVLKMLEVLAFFLQFVQWWYSTDQRRKVGGTLLNPGAMPRKELPPEVQKTLPKRGECPVCLLPIQTPTACSVSGFVFCWKCIVSHMKEHGCCPVTQYPISLDDLVRIYET, from the coding sequence atggcaGAAGCCGCTAATGTGCGCCAGAATCTGCAGAATGTGCCCTCGATATTTGAAATATCGGCGGCGGAAACGCTGGACAACCTAATTTACCCGGCTCTCAGCAAGATCTTCGACTACTTTGGTTTGCGGCTGGACTTTAAACTTTGGGGAAGTTTGCGGATTCAAGAGGAGCTATCACCATTGTTGACCTGGCTGCTGCAGTACTTGTATCTCCGGAAAAGAGCCTCCTCCTTTGGCGAGAGCTTCTACGGATTGCAACGGACGGTTACGGAAACTGGGGAATTGCTGAACCGCCGGCAGCAATTCACATCCGCCACATTGTTGACCTTTATTCCTTACCTGGAACGAAAGTTGAAGAGCAGAATAGCCCGCCATGAGGACACAAATCCCTGGGAGCAGCGACTGCTCAGTGCCTTCCATGCTTTTCATGCCGCCAAGGCGGTGCACACATTCCTTTACCTGATCAAATACGCTTCGAGTCATTCGCCCATCTTCAAATCGTTGGGTCTGACCCTTCGCTATCCCAGTGAACCTCCCAAGGAAGATCAATGGACCTATCTCGTCCTCAAAATGCTAGAGGTTCTGGCCTTTTTCCTGCAGTTCGTACAATGGTGGTACTCCACCGATCAGCGTCGCAAAGTCGGAGGCACTCTGCTAAATCCGGGGGCCATGCCCAGGAAGGAGCTACCCCCGGAAGTCCAGAAGACCCTGCCCAAACGAGGCGAATGCCCAGTTTGCTTGCTGCCCATCCAGACACCCACTGCCTGCTCCGTCTCTGGGTTCGTTTTCTGCTGGAAGTGCATCGTTAGCCACATGAAGGAGCATGGATGCTGCCCGGTCACCCAGTACCCCATTAGCCTGGACGACCTAGTTCGTATTTACGAAACCTAA